Proteins from a genomic interval of Rhizoctonia solani chromosome 12, complete sequence:
- a CDS encoding interferon-induced transmembrane domain-containing protein — protein sequence MDTWSNQARAYRANRDRVRWLTRNWVPIGILASEYDADVGNGCILRVDYVTFGILGGAYGASVEDGYALTTHCVLFGILAGAYGAGVEDGYALTTHWVLFGISVGAYGAGVEDGYALTTHWVLFGISVCAYGAGVEDGYALTRHWVLFGISAGTYGTGVEDGYALTRHCVLFGILAGAYGAGVEDGYALTTHWVLFGISGCAYGAGVEDGYALTTHWVLFGISVGCAYGAGVEDGYALTRHWVLFGISVCAYGAGVEDGYALTTYCVLFGILGGAYGAGVEDGYALTTHWVLFGISVGAYGAGVEDGYALTRHWVLFGISVGAYGAGVEDGYALTRHWVLFGISVCAYGAGVEDGYALTTYCVLFGILGGAYGAGVEDGYALTTHWVLFGISAGAYGAGVEDGYALTRHWVLFGISVGAYGAGVEDGYALTRHWVLFGISGCAYGAGVEDGYALTTHWVLFGISVCAYGAGVEDGYALTRHWVLFGISVGAYGAGVEDGYALTRHWVLFGISGCAYGAGVEDGYALTTHWVLFGISGCAYGAGVEDGYALTRHWVLFGISVGAYGAGVEDGYALTTHWVLFGISGCAYGAGVEDGYALTRHWVLFGILAGVYGAGVEDGYALTRHWVLFGILAGVYGAGVEDGYALTAHCVLFGILAGVYGAGVEDGYALTTYCVLFGILAGVYGAGVEDGYALTTYCVLFGILAGVYGAGVKDGYALTTYCVLFGILAGVYGAGVEDGYALTTYCVLFGILAGAYGAGVEDGYALTTHWVLFGISGCAYGAGVEDGYALTTHFIVPYLSGMQHWRIMPANGSGLMTRNYTTIKHNQDLRRHVKTSKSGVDVLDGYCNMCARMCYDC from the exons ATGGATACCTGGTCAAACCAAGCCCGTGCGTACCGGGCAAATAGGGATAGGGTACGATGGCTTACGAGAAACTGGGTGCCAATTGGTATCTTAGCCAGTGAGTATGATGCTGATGTCGGAAACGGATGTATATTGAGGGTAGACTACGTGACGTTCGGTATCTTAgggggtgcgtatggggctagtgtcgaggatggatatgcactgaccacacactgtgtgctgttcggtatcttagctggtgcgtatggggctggtgtcgaggatggatatgcactgaccacacattgggtgctgttcggtatatcagtcggtgcgtatggggctggtgtcgaggatggatatgcactgaccacacattgggtgctgttcggtatatcagtatgtgcgtatggggctggtgtcgaggatggatatgcactgaccagacactgggtgctgttcggtatatcagccGGTACGTATGGgactggtgtcgaggatggatatgcactgaccagaCACTgtgtgctgttcggtatcttagctggtgcgtatggggctggtgtcgaggatggatatgcactgaccacacattgggtgctgttcggtatatcaggatgtgcgtatggggctggtgtcgaggatggatatgcactgaccacacattgggtgctgttcggtatatcagtcg gatgtgcgtatggggctggtgtcgaggatggatatgcactgaccagacactgggtgctgttcggtatatcagtatgtgcgtatggggctggtgtcgaggatggatatgcactgaccacatattgcgtgctgttcggtatcttagggggtgcgtatggggctggtgtcgaggatggatatgcactgaccacacattgggtgctgttcggtatatcagtcggtgcgtatggggctggtgtcgaggatggatatgcactgaccagacactgggtgctgttcggtatatcagtgggtgcgtatggggctggtgtcgaggatggatatgcactgaccagacactgggtgctgttcggtatatcagtatgtgcgtatggggctggtgtcgaggatggatatgcactgaccacatattgcgtgctgttcggtatcttagggggtgcgtatggggctggtgtcgaggatggatatgcactgaccacacattgggtgctgttcggtatatcagccggtgcgtatggggctggtgtcgaggatggatatgcactgaccagacactgggtgctgttcggtatatcagtgggtgcgtatggggctggtgtcgaggatggatatgcactgaccagacactgggtgctgttcggtatatcaggatgtgcgtatggggctggtgtcgaggatggatatgcactgaccacacattgggtgctgttcggtatatcagtatgtgcgtatggggctggtgtcgaggatggatatgcactgaccagacactgggtgctgttcggtatatcagtcggtgcgtatggggctggtgtcgaggatggatatgcactgaccagacactgggtgctgttcggtatatcaggatgtgcgtatggggctggtgtcgaggatggatatgcactgaccacacattgggtgctgttcggtatatcaggatgtgcgtatggggctggtgtcgaggatggatatgcactgaccagacactgggtgctgttcggtatatcagtcggtgcgtatggggctggtgtcgaggatggatatgcactgaccacacattgggtgctgttcggtatatcaggatgtgcgtatggggctggtgtcgaggatggatatgcactgaccagacactgggtgctgttcggtatcttagCGGGTgtgtatggggctggtgtcgaggatggatatgcactgaccagacactgggtgctgttcggtatcttagCGGGTgtgtatggggctggtgtcgaggatggatatgcactaaCCGCACACTgtgtgctgttcggtatcttagCTGGTgtgtatggggctggtgtcgaggatggatatgcactgaccacatactgtgtgctgttcggtatcttagCGGGTgtgtatggggctggtgtcgaggatggatatgcactgaccacatactgtgtgctgttcggtatcttagCGGGTgtgtatggggctggtgtcaaggatggatatgcactgaccacatattgcgtgctgttcggtatcttagCGGGTgtgtatggggctggtgtcgaggatggatatgcactgaccacatattgcgtgctgttcggtatcttagctggtgcgtatggggctggtgtcgaggatggatatgcactgaccacacattgggtgctgttcggtatatcaggatgtgcgtatggggctggtgtcgaggatggatatgcactgaccacacactttATCGTTCCATACCTCAGTGG GATGCAACACTGGAGAATCATGCCCGCCAACGGGTCGGGTCTCATGACTCGGAATTACACCACG ATCAAGCACAATCAGGATCTCAGGCGCCACGTCAAAACTAGCAAATCTGGGGTCGATGTTTTGGATG GGTACTGCAATATGTGTGCGCGCATGTGTTACGACTGCTAG
- a CDS encoding guanine exchange factor for Rac 30 — MASMPKLNIPWSKPRSSQGTNGVTGPGPEATHITGRKTGKLVKPRPASAGKSALSRGGGGGGGGGGFSGRPGSGGKGATRPGSAGKGASGAIGSSSSRPASSAVRPARPGSGGLRPTRTESTIGIRHMRIGSDSSCSAARSNPDDNTHSNPDDPLRSHPDGRKPESDPNPKSDNDDSYPGAGEKTRGHTLLASQTGLKPRPITLTPTGVYALRALSGRPVTPRGGAFEIPLAAGGEIEGRGEERAAHSDGGAAQLGTSVQGGYRNRDEPSMNCQDDRTGPAGERWVESHKEPSRGGPTPHAHALLSFESFRSGLGDSATTPAQSSVGSWNSTRPSQVGASFSALGEHPEEHLSTTPEDPTNRFGTPRRPRTSTGAENRSRRGLEIDRSRTSSSLLGTTEPSMAMGFVSRPGATRSMTFPRAAMSDVELRSEWSSSESGSIKGKFSTLRSRKSPRRTMESERPGRMTVESERGRMTEDSDRPSVDQRRFGSLLRVRVPSNASQYEVEAYSDSEHTRRGKPKRSSWLAGLGFRSRGPSPEPSGSRAPSPSSVSVPSLARIPSLSPINSPFAPTFQVLPATPLGKMNFEGCVGEGAVGLGAEWNRTLYDEPVSQVTGTSVRPRGDLTEHEPRMLSRGSSLTKAPPPRPPPSRPVPATPEFILPDDRRQREATIRPSSRSRPPSATELGLNGDHGLVFSPNSFPFMLTIPQDKHSFLDQLDVQDDDEHVYYGEDIPPGTATTSDEPRIAVGGHRSQLSMSSRVPVTENNIRWSASGRSRSNSLNSASQWRTVSVYQDSDEEVYGLPSPMVNVPDPDGMMSHGEYGGIVGPRRDLYSDDELESVLEENETESVSDEHDREDRTAAMIVADEGRGLIVDAEGRPVSDLDVQTGTTHLLLGSSPTPALLPAFLAQVLPQISTSLLCLDISNNELIALPPALTSCTNLEELNVSSNPLRTLPSSLGALVSLRVLIADACELQSLPSQLVNLGALHSLSSQDRREHVCRSLEEPRRTLASTRHVLYSPSPTNGVYGAARAANSLPLLSTTVNGSGSLASPVLLNRPATSQRSYSQQPQSSSALDPRWSGHAFTTSPLSSPYPTSSSAPHSPPRSALSPPPAHALMSPPPATGLAHLQLPVHSPPTTAAKLNMHLGALAPSPRKKKKRGGGSISGSEIVTTDAESEVEATTSWASGPRRMKSADELRKMGNTDDQGPPPSAPILSTAPTLPEPQQQQGQVKRYMSLGVRSSPSRPDARQMWAGGSARNSTIGSGSRNSTGGPRNSRYSATGIQGQKLEEDQASPDVSYEFGALGGGMGVGVGVGGGSEEDGRPSIARAASDERVGQRYSGTDDPYAHGKTNGAGTAGASQEDQRRKGRWGFFKKVSMGRLRSHSNAERLGRLPAAQAGDMPAMPTRPQQSQSQSQSQSQSPSQSQPIAAPPVPVPPQVNVTSAGSPASSVLTARVLASRRSQEALHGAPSPGLLQPVPSPSLPRAKRRSFLPFDTPPLLNIPIPAEPFMPSVVALDEPENENEHENEDEALAAAEEAQRRADEEAARQHLALRGIMSYLRDMADLEGGLGSGLVPSPRNSRRPPLTQYMDGRTKSDGSYASSTSTPPMLRSAPSTASLRGGQDSVNTTDSSGSYGQFAEDRKYKDDKGRRVAIVREIVETEKSYVKGLQELVDIYVKPASEPAPGLNVGKETTIPSAERKIVFTGLDALLQFHKQSFLPSLINAAEILSTTGPGEDVSTRTAHAIANVFVSHAAFMKMYFTYINNFDNAIQRLQFWSAPPSAPNTPGTATPASNTPSTVGAGLSMVAVGIAGVSPEQAPHPATLNAGQRKRIKQFLKRCRLHPRHSQLNLEGYLLLPIQRIPRYKMLLDNLVTCTPPHPESRDDPLERALEEIAVLANSMNEGKRESESRTKLVQWQTRIKGKFISPLVQPHRRLIMDGRLQLVRLVKKVNSRADVPNPDGTIGQVEVPCLSSDANPKQLVAILCNDLLVLCKELPGAEMVELWAVLRMQTMAQPASIVNGNGLRIVDNKAILYFNTQSTSEALTWQRAINLHIPHSQ; from the exons ATGGCTTCCATGCCCAAGTTGAATATCCCATGGTCAAAGCCAAGATCGTCGCAAGGCACGAATGGGGTGACTGGGCCTGGGCCAGAAGCGACGCATATAACGGGGAGGAAGACGGGAAAGTTGGTCAAGCCGAGACCTGCGTCGGCCGGGAAGAGTGCGCTGTctcgtggtggtggtggtggtggtggtggtggtgggttTAGTGGGAGGCCTGGTTCAGGTGGGAAAGGCGCTACGAGACCTGGTTCAGCTGGAAAGGGAGCGTCGGGAGCAATAGGGAGTTCAAGTTCAAGACCTGCATCCAGTGCCGTACGACCTGCAAGACCTGGTTCAGGAGGGCTCAGACCGACCCGAACAGAATCGACGATCGGGATACGACATATGCGCATTGGGTCCGACTCGAGTTGCAGCGCTGCAAGATCCAACCCAGACGACAACACACATTCGAACCCCGACGATCCTTTGCGCTCACATCCAGACGGCCGCAAGCCAGAGTCAGATCCGAATCCGAAGTCAGACAACGATGATAGCTACCCTGGGGCGGGGGAAAAGACTCGAGGCCATACTTTATTAGCCTCCCAGACCGGACTCAAACCCAGACCCATCACGCTCACGCCCACGGGTGTGTACGCGCTCAGAGCCCTATCGGGGCGACCAGTAACGCCACGCGGTGGCGCATTTGAAATCCCTTTGGCAGCGGGAGGGGAGATCGAGGGAAGGGGAGAAGAACGAGCCGCGCACTCTGATGGCGGCGCTGCTCAACTCGGCACGAGCGTACAAGGAGGTTACCGAAATCGAGACGAGCCGAGTATGAATTGTCAAGACGACAGGACGGGCCCGGCGGGTGAGCGCTGGGTGGAGAGCCATAAGGAGCCTAGCCGAGGTGGTCCGACCCCCCACGCACACGCGCTATTAAGCTTTGAGAGTTTTCGTTCCGGGTTGGGGGATAGTGCTACTACGCCTGCACAAAGTTCTGTCGGTTCGTGGAATTCGACGAGACCGTCCCAAGTCGGGGCGAGTTTTTCAGCCTTGGGGGAACACCCTGAAGAGCATTTATCTACCACGCCTGAGGATCCCACGAATCGATTCGGGACCCCGCGACGGCCGAGAACGAGCACTGGTGCTGAAAATAGGTCGAGAAGGGGATTGGAGATTGATAGGTCCAGGACGAGTTCATCATTGTTAGGGACGACGGAGCCGAGTATGGCGATGGGATTTGTGAGTCGGCCTGGTGCGACGAGGAGCATGACGTTTCCGCGGGCCGCGATGTCGGACGTCGAGCTCAGGTCCGAGTGGAGTTCGAGCGAGTCGGGAAGTATCAAAG GGAAGTTTTCTACGTTGCGGTCGCGCAAGAGTCCTCGACGGACGATGGAGAGCGAACGACCAGGGCGGATGACGGTGGAAAGCGAGCGGGGGAGGATGACAGAAGACAGCGATCGACCGAGCGTCGATCAAAGGCGGTTCGGGTCGTTGCTCCGTGTGCGCGTACCGTCCAACGCATCCCAATACGAGGTGGAAGCCTACTCGGACTCTGAACACACACGCAGGGGCAAGCCCAAGCGATCATCATGGCTGGCTGGACTGGGCTTCAGGTCACGGGGGCCGTCCCCAGAGCCGAGTGGGTCACGCGCACCGAGTCCGTCGTCGGTGTCGGTGCCGTCGCTCGCTCGCATCCCATCGCTATCGCCCATCAACTCGCCATTTGCGCCCACTTTCCAGGTGCTGCCAGCCACTCCGTTGGGGAAAATGAATTTCGAGGGATGCGTGGGGGAAGGAGCAGTCGGCCTAGGGGCGGAATGGAATCGGACCCTGTATGATGAACCCGTGTCACAAGTCACGGGTACGTCTGTGCGCCCGAGAGGTGATTTGACTGAACACGAACCGAG GATGTTGTCGAGGGGCAGCAGCTTGACCAAGGCTCCTCCGCCACGCCCGCCTCCGTCGCGTCCTGTGCCTGCCACACCCGAGTTCATCTTGCCCGACGATAGACGCCAGCGAGAGGCGACGATCCGGCCCTCGAGTCGGTCTAGACCACCCAGTGCGACCGAGTTGGGACTCAATGGGGACCATGGTCTGGTATTTTCTCCGAATTCATTTCCATTTATGCTCACTATCCCCCAAGACAAGCACTCGTTTTTGGACCAGCTGGATGTCCAGGACGACGACGAGCATGTGTACTACGGCGAAGACATCCCGCCTGGCACGGCCACCACTTCAGATGAGCCGCGGATAGCCGTAGGAGGCCACCGATCCCAGTTGTCAATGTCATCGCGTGTGCCGGTAACAGAGAATAACATTCGTTGGTCCGCTTCCGGAAGAAGTCGGTCCAATTCACTGAATAGCGCCAGTCAATGGCGTACCGTATCCGTGTATCAAGACTCGGATGAAGAAGTGTACGGTCTCCCAAGTCCAATGGTGAATGTTCCTGACCCCGATGGGATGATGTCCCATGGCGAATATGGTGGAATAGTGGGTCCAAGGCGAGACTTATATTCCGACGACGAACTGGAAAGCGTGCTGGAAGAAAACGAGACAGAGAGTGTCTCCGACGAACACGATCGCGAAGACCGCACAGCAGCCATGATTGTTGCCGACGAGGGCCGCGGACTTATCGTCGATGCCGAGGGGCGCCCCGTATCTGACCTGGATGTCCAAACCG GCACTACCCATCTGTTGCTTGGCAGCAGCCCGACTCCCGCCCTCTTGCCCGCATTCCTCGCCCAGGTCTTGCCCCAGATCAGCACATCACTGCTCTGCCTCGACATTTCCAACAACGAACTCATTGCGCTTCCCCCCGCCCTGACATCCTGCACTAATCTCGAAGAATTGAATGTCTCATCCAATCCCCTCCGCACCCTCCCTTCCTCTCTCGGCGCGCTCGTATCCCTACGCGTACTCATTGCCGACGCATGCGAGCTCCAGTCTTTGCCTTCTCAGCTCGTCAACCTAGGCGCGCTCCACTCCCTCA GTTCTCAAGATCGAAGGGAACACGTTTGCCGGTCCCTGGAGGAGCCTCGTCGAACCCTTGCTTCCACGCGACACGTcctatactccccctcccctACCAACGGCGTTTACGGTGCTGCCCGTGCCGCCAATTCACTCCCGCTATTGTCCACCACCGTCAACGGCTCGGGCAGCTTGGCGAGTCCTGTCCTTCTCAACCGACCCGCGACTTCCCAGCGCAGCTACTCACAACAACCCCAATCGAGCTCGGCCCTTGATCCCAGATGGAGCGGACACGCATTCACCACGTCCCCTCTTTCCTCTCCCTACCCGACCTCCTCCTCGGCGCCCCACTCTCCTCCCCGAAGCGCGCTTTCTCCCCCACCCGCGCATGCTTTGATGTCGCCGCCACCCGCGACGGGTCTTGCCCACCTCCAGCTCCCTGTGCATTCCCCTCCGACGACCGCTGCCAAGCTCAATATGCATCTGGGCGCCTTGGCACCTTCTCCCCGGAAAAAGAAGAAGCGCGGCGGGGGAAGTATTAGCGGAAGTGAAATCGTGACTACCGATGCTGAGAGCGAAGTCGAGGCGAC TACATCGTGGGCATCTGGACCGCGACGCATGAAGAGCGCAGACGAGCTCAGGAAAATGGGCAATACGGACGACCAAGGCCCGCCACCGAGCGCGCCCATCCTCTCGACCGCTCCGACATTGCCCGAGccgcagcagcaacaagggCAAGTGAAACGGTACATGTCCCTCGGCGTGCGCAGCTCGCCCAGCCGCCCGGACGCACGACAAATGTGGGCCGGCGGGTCGGCGCGCAACTCGACCATTGGGTCCGGCTCGCGCAACTCGACCGGCGGCCCGCGCAATTCGCGATACTCGGCCACGGGTATCCAGGGCCAGAAGCTCGAAGAGGACCAGGCGTCGCCGGATGTGTCGTACGAGTTTGGAGCGCTAGGCGGTGGTATGGGAGTTGgagttggagttggaggGGGGTCAGAGGAGGATGGGCGGCCGTCGATTGCGCGTGCGGCTTCGGACGAGCGTGTTGGGCAGCGGTATAGCGGTACCGACGATCCGTACGCGCACGGCAAAACAAATGGCGCTGGTACCGCCGGCGCGTCGCAGGAAGACCAAAGACGTAAAGGCCGATGGGGGTTTTTCAAGAAAGTGAGCATGGGCAGGTTGAGGTCCCATTCGAACGCAGAACGGCTGGGACGCTTGCCAGCCGCTCAGGCGGGAGATATGCCTGCTATGCCGACTCGACCGCAGCAGTCGCAGTCGCAATCCCAGTCGCAGTCGCAGTCCCCATCGCAGTCTCAGCCGATCGCGGCACCTCCGGTACCGGTCCCGCCCCAAGTCAACGTCACGAGCGCGGGAAGCCCTGCGTCGAGCGTGTTGACCGCCCGCGTGCTCGCGTCCCGACGGTCCCAGGAAGCACTCCACGGGGCCCCGAGCCCGGGTCTCCTCCAGCCCGTCCCGTCGCCCAGCCTACCGCGCGCCAAACGCCGTTCGTTCCTCCCATTCGACACCCCTCCGCTACTCAACATCCCCATCCCCGCCGAGCCATTTATGCCGAGCGTCGTCGCGCTCGACGAACCCGAGAACGAGAACGAGCACGAAAACGAAGACGAGGCGCTCGCAGCGGCTGAAGAGGCCCAACGACGGGCCGACGAAGAAGCCGCGCGGCAGCACTTGGCGCTCCGGGGTATCATGAGCTATCTCCGTGACATGGCTGATCTCGAAGGCGGACTAGGGTCCGGGCTCGTCCCGTCGCCCCGCAACTCGCGGAGACCGCCGTTGACGCAGTACATGGACGGGCGAACCAAGTCGGACGGGTCGTATGCATCGAGCACGAGCACGCCTCCGATGCTCCGGAGCGCGCCGTCGACTGCCAGTCTGAGAGGCGGGCAGGATAGCGTGAATACGACGGACAGCAGCGGAAGTTATGGCCAGTTTGCCGAGGACAGGAAGTACAAGGATGATAAAGGCCGGCGGGTCGCCATTGTACGGGAGATTGTCGA AACCGAAAAGTCGTATGTCAAGGGACTCCAAGAGCTCGTCGACATTTATGTCAAGCCTGCGTCCGAGCCTGCGCCCGGACTGAACGTCGGAAAAGAAACGACGATCCCCTCGGCGGAGCGGAAGATTGTGTTTACCGGTCTGGACGCGCTTTTACAGTTCCACAAGCAGAGTTTCCTCCCTTCGTTGATCAACGCGGCCGAAATCTTGTCTACGACTGGTCCGGGTGAGGACGTCTCGACTCGCACCGCGCACGCGATCGCGAATGTGTTCGTGAGCCATGCGGCGTTTATGAAGATGTACTTTACCTATATCAA CAACTTTGACAACGCGATCCAGCGACTTCAGTTCTGGAGCGCTCCTCCCTCTGCGCCTAATACACCCGGTACAGCTACACCTGCCTCAAACACCCCCAGCACGGTCGGCGCAGGACTGAGCATGGTCGCCGTCGGAATCGCGGGTGTGTCCCCGGAGCAAGCGCCCCATCCGGCGACGCTCAACGCGGGCCAGCGAAAGCGGATAAAACAGTTTTTGAAGCGGTGTAGGTTACATCCTCGGCACTCGCAGTTGAACCTCGAGGGGTACTTGTTATTGCCTATTCAGCGGATTCCGAGGTACAAGATGCTC CTGGACAATCTTGTTACGTGCACGCCTCCCCATCCTGAATCGCGTGACGACCCGCTCGAGCGTGCGTTGGAGGAGATTGCGGTGTTGGCGAACAGCATGAACGAGGGTAAGCGCGAGAGCGAGTCTAGGACGAAACTCGTGCAATGGCAGACCAGGATAAAGGGCAAGTTTATCAGTCCGCTCGTCCAGCCTCATCG ACGTCTCATCATGGACGGCCGATTACAACTCGTCCGACTGGTTAAAAAAGTAAACTCGCGCGCCGACGTGCCCAACCCAGATGGAACAATCGGCCAAGTCGAAGTTCCCTGCCTTTCGTCCGACGCCAACCCGAAACAACTGGTTGCGATCCTGTGCAACGACCTGTTGGTACTGTGCAAAGAACTCCCCGGGGCCGAGATGGTTGAGCTCTGGGCGGTGTTGCGAATGCAGACAATGGCGCAGCCTGCGAGCATTGTGAACGGGAACGGGTTGAGGATCGTGGATAATAAGGCGATATTGTATTTTAATACCCAGTCGACGTCCGAGGCGCTTACTTGGCAACGAG CCATCAATCTTCACATTCCGCACTCTCAATAA
- a CDS encoding amino acid permease — protein sequence MAPLGWVVDPGLKSSATIWTFPCTRAEPSLPKAQYNYGSRDILSASITENARSRISSRMVNPSRNIPKAIRCFHVCILLPFIGGALIIGLLAPSNHPSLDLTTGDATASPFYPTYWHQGIAVRDHTALFTSAWSTASSDLFASSPALCGLSLAVNVPKVFSNVSSGKGKALNWFANMTAVAGLMTWFGIPVTCMRFYVGMKAQGIDRCPLHFSSGLHPFVARYAMIFRFLICFWVIFPFPSHITTIRQSWLTRPASSVRVLMPQTIRYRAVARPIPQRPYLEPDDSLYRWVSRQSEHRSSSTTFMLS from the exons ATGGCTCCCTTGGGTTGGGTTGTTGACCCGGGACTCAAGTCTTCGGCAACAATTTGGACGTTTCCTTGTACGAGAGCAGAACCGAGTCTCCCCAAGGCCCAGTACAACTACGGGTCAAGAGACATTCTCAGCGCTTCCATAACGGAGAATGCCAGAAGTCGCATCAGTTCTCggatggtg AATCCATCCCGCAACATCCCCAAGGCTATTCGCTGTTTCCACGTCTGCATCCTCCTTCCTTTTATTGGAGGCGCCTTGATCATTGGTTTGCTCGCCCCATCCAACCACCCTAGCCTCGATTTGACCACCGGTGATGCCACCGCGTCACCGTTC TATCCAACCTACTGGCATCAAGGGATTGCCGTCCGTGACCATACTGCTCTCTTCACTTCTGCGTGGTCCACTGCAAGCTCTGACTTGTTCGCTTCTTCTCCAGCACTCTGTGGCCTTTCTCTCGCTGTAAATGTGCCCAAGGTCTTTTCCAATGTCTCAAG TGGCAAGGGTAAAGCGCTGAACTGGTTCGCGAATATG ACTGCTGTCGCTGGACTCATGACTTGGTTTGGCATTCCTGTCACCTGCATGCGCTTCTACGTCGGAATGAAGGCACAGGGAATTGACCGTTGCCCACTTCATTTTTCGTCCGGCCTTCATCCGTTTGTTGCGCGGTACGCTATGATTTTCCGTTTCTTGATCTGCTTT TGGGTTATCTTCCCCTTTCCTTCGCACATCACTACTATCCGTCAGTCATGGCTCACTCGACCTGCCAGTTCTGTTCGAGTCTTAATGCCCCAAACCATCCGGTACCGCGCAGTTGCGCGCCCGATCCCCCAGCGCCCGTATCTAGAGCCAGACGACAGCCTCTATCGATGGGTCTCGCGACAATCGGAGCACCGAAGCTCAAGTACCACTTTTATGCTCTCCTGA